The proteins below are encoded in one region of Streptomyces sp. NBC_00490:
- a CDS encoding alpha/beta fold hydrolase codes for MTVTSELSYHPSTDGDLAYRDMGTGDLVVLVHSGFADHRVFDEQIPALVSAGYRVVAPDVRGHGFSANASKPFRWADDLGGLLRGLDAGPAVLVGLCMGSAVVTDTVLEYPELVRAVAVCGAGTSAFEYADPWTLERAGESARMLAAGDLDGWVEAFGRNAAGPHRTVDDVAPDVVRRLREMAAHTLSKHTAGEKDWLTPLADPWSRVPEIAVPVLAVHGALDASDAIAMADRLVNTVPDGRSVTIEDVGHYPHMEKPERFNEILLDFLRTL; via the coding sequence ATGACAGTCACTTCGGAACTGAGCTACCACCCGTCCACCGACGGAGACCTCGCCTACCGCGACATGGGCACCGGGGACCTCGTGGTGCTGGTGCACTCCGGATTCGCCGACCACCGCGTCTTCGACGAGCAGATACCGGCGCTGGTCTCCGCGGGCTACCGGGTCGTCGCACCCGACGTGCGCGGCCACGGCTTCTCCGCCAACGCGAGCAAGCCGTTCCGCTGGGCGGACGACCTCGGCGGCCTGCTGCGCGGGCTCGACGCCGGGCCCGCGGTCCTCGTCGGCCTGTGCATGGGCTCGGCGGTGGTGACCGACACCGTGCTGGAGTACCCCGAGCTGGTCCGTGCCGTGGCCGTCTGCGGCGCCGGGACCAGCGCCTTCGAGTACGCCGATCCGTGGACGCTGGAGCGCGCGGGCGAGTCGGCCCGCATGCTGGCCGCAGGCGACCTCGACGGCTGGGTCGAGGCCTTCGGAAGGAACGCGGCCGGACCGCACCGCACGGTCGACGACGTCGCCCCGGACGTCGTACGACGGCTGCGGGAGATGGCCGCGCACACCCTCTCCAAGCACACGGCCGGCGAGAAGGACTGGCTCACGCCCCTGGCCGACCCCTGGTCACGGGTCCCGGAGATCGCGGTACCGGTCCTCGCCGTGCACGGAGCCCTCGACGCCTCCGACGCCATAGCCATGGCGGACCGGCTGGTGAACACCGTGCCCGACGGCCGCTCGGTCACCATCGAGGACGTCGGCCACTACCCGCACATGGAGAAGCCCGAGCGGTTCAACGAGATCCTGCTCGACTTCCTCCGCACCCTCTGA
- a CDS encoding universal stress protein, which produces MTEQHSHQFERGTDGPKVIVVGVDGSDSSFRAAAYAGGLARRQHALLAVVYVQPVMSAGAALGAPVAETTDEIAEDLVAQIREATERTKGIFDVRWEFHTFRGDPYSGLVRAADELKADAVVVGASEQAGHRIVGSVAVRLVKAGRWPVTVVP; this is translated from the coding sequence GTGACGGAACAGCACTCGCACCAGTTCGAGCGGGGCACGGACGGGCCGAAGGTCATCGTGGTCGGGGTGGACGGCTCCGACTCCTCCTTCCGGGCGGCGGCGTACGCGGGCGGGCTGGCCCGCCGCCAGCACGCTCTCCTGGCGGTCGTGTACGTGCAGCCGGTGATGTCGGCGGGCGCGGCGCTCGGGGCTCCGGTCGCGGAGACGACCGACGAGATCGCCGAGGATCTGGTCGCCCAGATCCGGGAGGCGACCGAGCGCACCAAGGGGATATTCGATGTGCGGTGGGAGTTCCACACGTTCCGCGGGGACCCCTACAGCGGCCTGGTGCGGGCCGCGGACGAACTCAAGGCGGACGCCGTGGTGGTGGGCGCCTCCGAACAGGCCGGTCACCGGATCGTCGGCTCGGTCGCGGTGCGACTGGTGAAGGCCGGACGGTGGCCGGTGACCGTGGTCCCGTAG